A segment of the Synechococcus sp. CBW1002 genome:
CGTTCTGTTCGACGACGGCGACCTCTGCGTGATCGACAAGCCCAGCGGGCTGCCGGTGCTGCCCGCCGGTGGCTTCTCGGAGCACACCCTGCTGCGGCTGCTGGAGCGGCGCCATGGCGGTGATCCCGCTGGGGTGCCCCGCCCCGTGCATCGCCTGGGCCGCTCCACCTCCGGCCTGCTGGTCTGTGCCCGCCGCCCCGCCAGCCGCGCCTGGCTCAGCGCCCTGCTGCGCGACAGCAGCAGCAGCCAGCGGTCAGGCACCGGCCAGCACGGACAGCGCAGCTGCAGCAAGATCTACCGCGCGCTCACGACTCCGCTGCCGCCGGATCTGGCGGGGCTGGCCCCGGGGGAGAGCCTCACCATCACCACCCCGATCGGTCGGCGTCCCCATCCCTTGCTGGGAACGATCTGGTGTGCCGCCGAGACGGCCGAAGACCCCGCTGCCCTGGCCGCCGAGAGCCGCCTGACGCTGCTGCAACGCCGCTGCGGCGCCTGCCTGGTGGCCGTGGCCATCACCACGGGCCGCCCCCACCAGATCCGCATCCACACCGCCGCGCTCGGTGCCCCCCTGCTCGGCGATCCGCTCTACCAGCCGGGCGGGACCGCCCATCCGGCGGTGCTGCCCGGCGCCGGCGGCTATCACCTCCATGCCCACCGGCTCAGCCTGCCCCTGCCCGGGGGTGGCTGCCTGGAGCTGGAGTCGCCGTTGCCGGCAGTCCTTGCGTACGCAACGGAGCCCATGACCGCAGGGGACTCGCTCCGAAAGGCCGAAAGCCAATCCTTTGCATCAGTCCCTGGCTAGCAAGGGGGAGTCCCCGTACACCTCCATGGCCCATCCATCCCGATCCCGCTGGGGGAGCCGGCCCCAGGGCCTGCTGCTCAACCCTCTGCTGCTGACGCCCCTGCTGTTGCTGCCCCTGCTGCTGTCGGCACCGCAGGCCACGGCCAGGCCCATGCGGGGCGGCGGAGTCGGCGGACCGGCCTCCGGTGCCGGGGTGCGGCCTGGTGCCGGTTTTGGAGAGGCCGGACCCGGCCTGTACAACCGCGGAGGCGTGGGAGGACCGGCTTCGGGGCGGGGCGTGCGGCCCGGCGCCGGCTGGGGTGCGCCCGGTGCCGGGGTGGTGCGGAGGCCTGGGGTGGGCACCTGGAATCCCGCCTGGCAGGGCGGCCGCTACTGGCAGGCCAGGCCATGGACTGCCGGCTGGTACCGCGTCAACCCGGCGGGCTGGGGCTGGTGGGGAGCGCGGTCGGCCGCCTGGGGAGTCGCCAGCCTGGCCACTGCGTCGGCCGTCACCGATCTGGTGGACGCGGCGGTGGAGGAGCACAACACCGTGATCGTGGTGCCCCAGACCTCGATTCAGCTCGACTACGCCTCGGTGCAGGCCGTGCCGCCGAAGGGCGCCAGCTTCGCCTATGCCATCAGCGGCGGCAGCTATTCCTATGGCCAGGCGGATTGCGACCAGGGCCTGTTGCAGGGCCAGCCCCCCAGCACGGCAGATCAGGCCCAGTTGCTCAATGCCGTGTGCCAGATCGCCTATGGACCCGGCTGACGCCGCTCCGCAGGCGTGCAACGGTGGGGCACAGCTCCCTTGCACCCGACGTTCGGAGAGCCGTCCGCCACCAACAGCAACAGATCGATGCCCGCCACCCCACCTGCGTCCATCGAGCTGGTGGCCGGCGCCACTGCGGAGCTGCTCACCTGGGCCGAGGCCATCGAGTCCAGCGATGCCACCACCTTCGAAAAGGCACGCCTGCTCGCCACCCGCCTCGGGGCCCGTGGACGAGCCGATGGGCTGACGGAGATCGGCTTCTGGACGCCGGAGCTGTCCACCGGTGTGATTCAGCCGAAGAACATCGTGCTGGAGGTGTTCACACCCCGCCAGGCGATTGATCCGGCGTTGGCCGACCAGGAGGTGCGCTTCCGCCGCGACTACGTGCAGCTCGAGAAGCAGGGCGATTACCACTGGGGGGTGCTGCGTGGCCTGCAGCAGGGCAACCGCGAGATAATCGGCTCCCTCTACTGGCTCCGCTATCTCAGCCCGGAAACCAACGCCGTGTGCATCGTGGGCGACTGCCTCGGCACCTCCTTCCCCTACGGCGTCTATGCCCCAGCCGAGCTCTACGACCTGGAGTCACTGCAGCGCACGCGGGCGGATCTGGCCTATTTCGAGACACAGAAGGAAAATCCTACCGTTGTTCCAGCGCCGCGGAACATTCTCCAGCTGCATGTCAAAACGGCATCCCCGAATGGCTACCTCTCGGGGCTGACGACCCTGTTCCGGGAGCTGGGCCGCAAGCTCAGCCGTGGGGAGAACCTCTCCCCGGCGGAAACCAATTTCCTCGGCTACGACGCCGTGCAGCTGCTGCCGACTGAACCCACGGTGGAATACCGGGGAGGGAGGCCCCATGAGGACGGCTTCTTCAGCCTGCGGGACGGCGATGAAGAGAGGCTGGATCCGGAAACCGAAGGCATCGTCAGTGAATCCGCAACCGTGCGGGTGCAGCTGCGTCGCCCCGATCTCCAGAACTGGGGCTACGACGTGGTGATCTTCGCTGGAGCGGCCACCAACCCCGCCCTGCTGGAAACCCTGCGGCCGGATGAGCTGGTGGATTTCATCGCCACGTTGCATACCTTCCCCACCGGGCCGATCCGGTTGATCTACGACCTGGTGTATGGCCATGCCGACAATCAGGCGATCGACCTGCTGAATGGCCGTTTCCTCAAGGGGCCGAACATGTACGGCCAGGATGTGAATCATCAGAATCCCGTGGTACGGGCGATCCTGCTGGAGATGCAGCGCCGCAAGGTGAACACCGGCGCCGACGGCATCCGAATCGACGGCGGCCAGGATTTCAAGTTCTTCAACCCGATCAGCGGCCGGGTCGAGTACGACGATCCCTATCTGCTGGCGATGGGCGATCTCGTTCAGGAGATCGGCGGCGATCAGTGGCGTCCCTTTGTGATCTATGAGGATGGTCGACCCTGGCCGGCGGAGGGCTGGGAAGAGATCTCCACCTACCGAGACCTGGTGGAGCTGCGCCCGGATTCCTACCAGTGGGGACCGCTGATCTTCGCCCACAACACTCCGGCCCTGAAGGGTTTCTGGGCGCACAAATGGCACCGCGTCTGCGAGAAGATGCAGTTCGGCTCCCACTGGATCACCGGTTGCGGCAACCACGACACCCTGCGGCGCGGCACCCAGGTGGATCTGAACGAGCCGATCAATCACCACCTGGGCAGCAATCTTCAGCAGGTGCTCAACAATGCCTACGACAACCCGGCGATCGCGGCACTCACCTATGGCTTTGCGCCGGGGCTGCCGATGGATTTCATCCACTGTCTGATGCGCGCCCCCTGGGGCTTCTTTCGCAACACCGACGACCGCTATGCCGTGAAGGTGGTGGCAGAGGAAGCGCCGGGATTCCTCGATTGGCAAGTGACGCCGGAGTTGTTTGCAGAGGCAGCACTGTTTCCCCGCATCAAACAGCTGGGGTTCGCTGAGCTGGGGCAGCTCCGGCGGTTTCTCGCCCTGCTGGTCGAGACCATCACGGACACCGATTACGACCTTGAACGGATGGCCGAACACTGCGCGCGGGCCGTGCCGGTGGAGACCGCCGGCATCGATGTGTTCTGGCTGAAATCATTCGCCCGCCAGTTCATGGAAGACGTGCACGAGGCCTGCAATGTCTGGTTGCACGCCGATCGGCTGCAGCCCACCCAGGCCGACTTCAATCTCTCGCTGCGACGCTTCCGCCAGGCCCGGCCCTGGCTGGGCGACAACCTCGCTCCGGCAGAGCGGCTCAATCTGCTGGCCATCCCATCCACCACCATCTTCTATGGGCTGCGCTGGGAGCCACCGATCACGAGGGATCCATCCCGGCATGGGGTGGCCCTCGTGGCCCACATGGGCGGCGAGACCATGGAGGTCCGTCTGCAGGAACTCTTCCCGAGCCACTGCGGTGGCTGGCAGCTGCTGCTCGCC
Coding sequences within it:
- a CDS encoding RluA family pseudouridine synthase encodes the protein MSSGAPPGEAAPLEEAPPPDWLPESLNQGHVYRERIRAADLRQLDTLSSPDSVAGVPTANPAGVLSYLASRFTHSGAALWRQRLAAGELWRNGHQLRADGPLAAGDRLDWHRPPWKEQAVPGSWNVLFDDGDLCVIDKPSGLPVLPAGGFSEHTLLRLLERRHGGDPAGVPRPVHRLGRSTSGLLVCARRPASRAWLSALLRDSSSSQRSGTGQHGQRSCSKIYRALTTPLPPDLAGLAPGESLTITTPIGRRPHPLLGTIWCAAETAEDPAALAAESRLTLLQRRCGACLVAVAITTGRPHQIRIHTAALGAPLLGDPLYQPGGTAHPAVLPGAGGYHLHAHRLSLPLPGGGCLELESPLPAVLAYATEPMTAGDSLRKAESQSFASVPG
- the gghA gene encoding glucosylglycerol hydrolase, with the protein product MPATPPASIELVAGATAELLTWAEAIESSDATTFEKARLLATRLGARGRADGLTEIGFWTPELSTGVIQPKNIVLEVFTPRQAIDPALADQEVRFRRDYVQLEKQGDYHWGVLRGLQQGNREIIGSLYWLRYLSPETNAVCIVGDCLGTSFPYGVYAPAELYDLESLQRTRADLAYFETQKENPTVVPAPRNILQLHVKTASPNGYLSGLTTLFRELGRKLSRGENLSPAETNFLGYDAVQLLPTEPTVEYRGGRPHEDGFFSLRDGDEERLDPETEGIVSESATVRVQLRRPDLQNWGYDVVIFAGAATNPALLETLRPDELVDFIATLHTFPTGPIRLIYDLVYGHADNQAIDLLNGRFLKGPNMYGQDVNHQNPVVRAILLEMQRRKVNTGADGIRIDGGQDFKFFNPISGRVEYDDPYLLAMGDLVQEIGGDQWRPFVIYEDGRPWPAEGWEEISTYRDLVELRPDSYQWGPLIFAHNTPALKGFWAHKWHRVCEKMQFGSHWITGCGNHDTLRRGTQVDLNEPINHHLGSNLQQVLNNAYDNPAIAALTYGFAPGLPMDFIHCLMRAPWGFFRNTDDRYAVKVVAEEAPGFLDWQVTPELFAEAALFPRIKQLGFAELGQLRRFLALLVETITDTDYDLERMAEHCARAVPVETAGIDVFWLKSFARQFMEDVHEACNVWLHADRLQPTQADFNLSLRRFRQARPWLGDNLAPAERLNLLAIPSTTIFYGLRWEPPITRDPSRHGVALVAHMGGETMEVRLQELFPSHCGGWQLLLASPGLELTAVDLAGDAIALSDSQALLLEPLAG